The Brassica napus cultivar Da-Ae chromosome C7, Da-Ae, whole genome shotgun sequence genome has a segment encoding these proteins:
- the LOC125590723 gene encoding uncharacterized protein LOC125590723 — protein MPVTPEVILPIDPFVTPEFPRFSRLAHWMDLRGIYRVPFYINGREIEKEFFQKMDDAEKNLNKEHINVAFEMLNCKRVEQGAWFRNNNLPAACFVPVRFLEVVGYAYESVRKPHKKKQTLLEGCVGELVKGLIHPKKVWLEDVDVIYGVIEDKLSYHYIGVEIQLIDNTITLFHCGLPKANIKRALNQIQELAGKNSL, from the exons ATGCCTGTAACACCTGAGGTAATCCTTCCAATTGATCCATTTGTGACACCTGAATTTCCTCGGTTTTCAAGGCTTGCACACTGGATGGATCTACGGGGCATATATCGTGT ACCGTTTTATATCAATGGAAGAGAAATTGAAAAAGAGTTCTTTCAAaaaatggacgatgcagaaaaGAATCTCAACAAAGAG CACATAAATGTTGCATTTGAAATGCTAAATTGTAAGAGGGTTGAGCAAGGTGCTTGGTTCCGCAACAACAATCTTCCAGCAGCATGCTTTGTACCAGTCAGATTcttagaagtggttgggtacgcTTATGAATCTGTCAGGAAGCcacataagaaaaaacaaacgtTATTGGAGGGCTGTGTAGGCGAACTTGTGAAAGGTTTAATACATCCAAAGAAGGTATGGCTGGAAGATGTTGATGTTATATATGGTGTCATTGAAGATAAGTTGAGCTATCACTATATTGGGGTGGAGATACAATTGATTGATAACACAATCACACTCTTCCATTGTGGTCTTCCAAAAGCAAATATCAAACGTGCTCTTAATCAAATCCAAGAACTGGCAGGTAAAAACTCTTtgtga
- the LOC111209570 gene encoding uncharacterized protein LOC111209570, translated as MGDPLPLRLALPELRYPIGSEPEKTISINQHSIVAYIKTVKEILGNDEFNRIRGTFLGPVIKLGERSLKLSAKIVHAVLTKSIKTVKRHESWFHFGAQPMRFSIREFHMVTGLKCSGEAREPREETERFKWDFLKGRTHTVKDVEKQLRNTREDASDERFCLAMLLLIESILLQKSLLDGGTTFTLDYVKIAQDMDVLMTYPWGRTAYNLLLKSLQRAVDKSLDKNNYDLQGFPMAFLIWILESVPLLQYAFSQVVPILSVQPSTPIFLCEKYLQIASPQLIDVLLIEIKDHLKVICILPPIPNDPEADVCMEDEANKDLDDMADLSKRGYKFKIRDWRNMSVDLYGANEQIRRASLLFGNGGMSQASSSYQEESLESKINRISEMVGDNLRIMNDRLCLIEKDRKQIKERVTKLEKLQRVTSYETPNNETDTTPFHETASRQGEANTDQADEQLNNEDTREPMNEITKETPGSPIAQQNIETPVLTPIQTQQETHELMNENISPNIQETHEQNKDVESRVQNTFEIGANVEISSQDDNTCHKWYPGNVLATYLVDGVEMVKVEYSAPSLDEKKRKRSVETRVSIDRIRPQPPPERPGAKKSYELMDDVEVFDNGAWCAGKVKVILFDGTCFVSLNNSTEQIHFNHSEMRKPRKWVDGVWKMTEKIEEEQTQSVNPSEGDGDKKGKAKAVASRREEANTT; from the exons ATGGGAGATCCATTACCATTAAGACTAGCACTGCCTGAGCTGAGATATCCGATTGGATCAGAGCCAGAGAAGACGATATCGATAAACCAACACTCGATAGTTGCTTATATCAAAACTGTTAAGGAAATTCTAGGAAATGATGAGTTCAACAGAATAAGAGGGACGTTTTTGGGTCCGGTGATCAAGCTTGGAGAGAGGTCTTTGAAATTATCAGCTAAGATAGTGCACGCAGTTCTCACCAAAAGCATCAAGACAGTGAAGAGACACGAATCCTGGTTCCATTTTGGTGCTCAGCCAATGAGGTTCTCTATAAGAGAATTCCACATGGTGACTGGTTTGAAATGTAGTGGTGAAGCAAGAGAACCACGAGAGGAAACCGAGAGATTTAAGTGGGACTTTCTAAAAGGGCGTACTCATACAGTAAAGGATGTGGAGAAGCAGCtcagaaacacaagagaagatgcTTCTGATGAGAGATTCTGCCTTGCAATGCTCCTCCTGATTGAGAGCATACTACTACAGAAGAGCCTTCTCGACGGTGGCACAACTTTTACTTTGGATTATGTGAAAATAGCGCAGGATATGGATGTCTTGATGACATACCCATGGGGGAGAACAGCTTATAATTTGCTGTTAAAATCACTTCAGAGAGCTGTCGACAAAAGCCTCgacaaaaacaattatgattTGCAAGGATTCCCTATGGCATTTCTTATATGGATACTTGAGTCAGTACCTTTGCTACAGTATGCATTCAGTCAAGTGGTTCCTATTCTGAGCGTTCAACCGTCTACCCCAATATTTTTGTGTGAGAAGTACCTTCAAATAGCTTCTCCACAGCTGATAGATGTTCTCCTAATTGAAATCAAAGATCAT cTTAAGGTCATATGCATCCTACCTCCTATTCCTAATGATCCAGAAGCTGATGTTTGCATGGAAGACGAAGCTAATAAAGATCTGGATGACATGGCCGATTTATCCAAGAGAggttataagtttaaaattagaGATTGGCGAAACATGTCAGTAGACCTATACGGTGCTAATGAACAAATAAGAAGAGCATCTTTACTGTTTGGGAATGGAGGGATGagtcaagcttcttcttcgtatcagGAGGAGTCTTTGGAATCAAAGATCAACAGAATCAGCGAGATGGTGGGAGATAATTTAAGGATCATGAACGATCGTTTGTGTTTGATTGAAAAAGACAGGAAACAGATTAAAGAACGTGTGACAAAACTAGAGAAACTACAAAGAGTTACTTCAtatgaaactccaaacaatgag ACTGACACAACTCCATTTCATGAGACGGCTTCCAGACAAGGTGAAGCCAATACAGATCAAGCAGATGAACAACTTAACAATGAG GATACACGAGAGCCTATGAATGAGATCACGAAAGAGACACCTGGTTCTCCAATAGCTCAACAGAATATTGAGACTCCAGTCCTTACTCCAATTCAGACGCAACAG GAGACTCACGAGCTTATGAATGAGAACATTTCACCAAACATTCAGGAGACTCACGAGCAAAATAAg GATGTAGAAAGCAGAGTTCAAAATACCTTTGAGATCGGAGCAAATGTGGAGATTTCATCACAAGATGACAATACTTGTCATAAATGGTATCCAGGAAATGTGTTGGCAACATATTTGGTTGATGGGGTTGAGATGGTGAAAGTTGAGTACTCCGCACCGTCTCTGGacgaaaagaagaggaaaaggagtgTTGAGACACGTGTATCAATTGACAGAATACGTCCTCAACCACCACCTGAGAGACCTGGAGCGAAGAAAAGTTATGAGCTAATGGATGACGTAGAGGTGTTCGACAATGGTGCCTGGTGCGCTGGAAAAGTTAAAGTCATTTTGTTTGATGGCACGTGTTTTGTCTCTTTGAACAATTCTACTGAACAAATTCACTTCAACCATTCTGAGATgcgaaaaccaagaaaatgggTAGATGGTGTTTGGAAGATGACAGAAAAG ATAGAAGAAGAGCAGACGCAGAGTGTGAATCCAagtgaaggagatggtgataaaaag GGGAAGGCGAAGGCTGTCGctt CGAGAAGAGAAGAGGCCAATACGACCTAG
- the LOC106431021 gene encoding uncharacterized protein LOC106431021 — MAGAADKLAWYLVITHTRCVYTSMETILFKHSDLRIHREWKDGVWKMADKVKPDKKRKAAASSQNSGMDNVFLRRSERVPKRSRDTKTPFKSERNPTLTVIHEIIPAVDPFSTPAEHKLSRLQNWMTLKPGMHETSLSINDNKIRKSFFQSMENAKKDLKKEHIDGAFAMLNCRRNENAAWFHNYKIPKACFLPMEFLHCLLSHDLAYKKEKVKGKKIFNDLFKDIVRGKVYPEKTWGEDVDVVYGITLGKKSNVWIGMEIHLKKKRITVYDCFQKESNSIDIPQVKKLAVLISDLLVESSGDEVDKVKMIPFEVEQAQGLPKTKHPFNCGIFLVKILECQSLKIGDMTKINDDNALELRRTLSCEIFNQFVDESFGK; from the exons ATGGCTGGAGCAGCGGACAAATTAGCATGGTACTTGGTGATAACACATACTCGGTGTGTCTATACTTCTATGGAAACTATTCTATTCAAACATTCAGATTTGCGAATTCATAGAGAATGGAAAGATGGAGTCTGGAAGATGGCAGATAAG GTGAAGCCTGATAAGAAAAGGAAAGCTGCTGCCTCATCACAAAATTCAGGAATGgataatgttttcctaagaagGAGCGAGAGGGTGCCTAAACGATCTAGAGACACAAAAACTCCATTCAAGTCTGAAAGAAATCCGACTTTAACTGTAATACATGAGATTATACCTGCAGTTGATCCGTTTTCAACTCCTGCGGAACATAAGCTTTCAAGGCTTCAAAATTGGATGACATTAAAGCCCGGCATGCATGAAAC GTCCCTATCAATCAATGATAATAAGATAAGGAAATCTTTCTTTCAAAGCATGGAAAATGCAAAAAAGGACCTTAAGAAAGAG cacatTGATGGAGCCTTTGCAATGCTAAATTGCAGAAGAAATGAGAATGCTGCTTGGTTCCACAACTACAAGATTCCAAAGGCGTGCTTCCTACCTATGGAGTTCTTGCATTGCTTGCTCTCTCATGATTTGGCttacaagaaagaaaaggtcaaaggtaaaaagattttcaacgatttatttaaagatattgtAAGAGGGAAGGTATATCCAGAGAAGACATGGGGAGAAGATGTTGATGTTGTGTATGGGATTACTCTTGGAAAAAAAAGCAATGTCTGGATTGGGATGGAAattcatttgaagaagaaaagaatcacaGTATATGATTGTTTTCAAAAGGAAAGCAACAGCATTGATATTCCTCAAGTGAAAAAGTTGGCAG TGTTGATTTCTGATCTGCTGGTGGAATCTTCTGGTGATGAGGTAGATAAAGTGAAGATGATTCCATTTGAGGTTGAGCAGGCACAAGGTTTACCCAAGACAAAACATCCTTTCAACTGTGGGATATTTCTTGTCAAGATTCTGGAGTGCCAGTCATTGAAGATAGGAGACATGACAAAGATTAATGATGACAATGCATTGGAGCTAAGGAGAACCTTGTCTTGTGAGATCTTCAACCAATTTGTGGATGAGAGCTTTGGGAAATGA
- the LOC125590724 gene encoding uncharacterized protein LOC125590724 — protein sequence MGDSVPLKLALPELKYPIGSQPKQKSAINQYSGSEYISIVDSILKPDEMIRVRGSFLGPIMKLSERGLKLSAKMVYAILTRSIVSVKENEAWFHFGAQPLRFSIREFHMMTGLKCSGALEGPRRETDRFNWELLKGRSHKLSDVVEQLRNTREDASEERVCLAMLILVESILLRKSKGGSFPLEYAKNAQDMTYPWGKEAYIVLLKSIQNAVANHLENKSKFELQGYPLVFLLWILESIPLLRNKFSKCVPTVEVPGPTYLCEKYTDVENPSLDRVLQVEADTKLKVHCILPSIPHDPEDDISIEDKYSDELETLKDVTKKGYKLTADDWENRCVDTFETLDALIQMMANKETGQASTPIDEDSVNEKVNRIIEVMEENLKSMKDRMSLLEEQNMHLRARVSELEGNNNVFPTNVTQQVNSQNIFFYICIFKYFLEDLVYILECLPNI from the exons atgggAGATTCAGTACCTCTAAAACTAGCACTGCCAGAGCTGAAGTATCCTATTGGTTCACAGCCAAAGCAAAAGTCAGCAATCAACCAATATTCCGGCTCAGAGTATATCTCCATTGTTGACAGCATCCTAAAACCAGATGAGATGATAAGAGTCCGAGGATCATTTCTGGGACCTATAATGAAGCTCAGTGAGAGAGGATTGAAGTTATCAGCAAAGATGGTCTACGCCATTCTCACTAGAAGCATCGTTTCTGTCAAGGAGAATGAAGCCTGGTTCCATTTCGGTGCGCAGCCACTGAGGTTCTCTATAAGAGAATTTCATATGATGACAGGCTTGAAATGTAGTGGTGCATTAGAAGGACCACGAAGGGAAACAGATAGATTTAATTGGGAATTGCTAAAGGGGCGTAGTCATAAGTTAAGTGACGTGGTGGAACAGCtcagaaacacaagagaagatgcTTCTGAGGAGAGAGTATGCCTCGCAATGCTCATCCTGGTAGAGAGCATATTATTGCGGAAGAGCAAAGGAGGGAGTTTTCCTTTGGAATATGCGAAAAATGCACAGGATATGACATATCCATGGGGGAAAGAGGCTTACATTGTGCTCCTGAAGTCAATTCAAAACGCTGTCGCGAATCATTTGGAGAATAAATCCAAATTTGagttgcaaggttatcctctagTATTCCTTCTTTGGATACTAGAGTCGATTCCTTTGCTAAGGAATAAGTTCAGTAAGTGTGTACCAACAGTTGAGGTTCCTGGGCCGACTTACTTGTGTGAAAAATACACTGACGTAGAGAATCCATCACTTGATAGGGTTTTACAGGTTGAAGCTGATACAAAG CTGAAGGTCCATTGCATACTACCTTCTATTCCTCATGATCCAGAAGATGATATCTCCATTGAAGACAAATATAGTGACGAGCTGGAAACACTGAAAGATGTAACAAAGAAAGGGTACAAGCTTACAGCTGATGACTGGGAAAATAGGTGTGTAGACACATTTGAAACATTGGATGCTCTTATTCAAATGATGGCAAATAAGGAGACTGGCCAAGCTTCTACTCCGATTGATGAGGATTCAGtaaatgaaaaagtgaacaggatCATTGAGGTAATGGAGGAGAATCTGAAGAGCATGAAGGATCGAATGTCATTACTGGAAGAACAAAACATGCATCTTAGAGCCCGTGTGTCAGAGTTGGAAGGAAACAACAATGTTTTTCCCACTAACGTGACACAACAGGTAAATTCTCAAAACATCTTCTTTTACATTtgcattttcaagtattttttggaAGATCTTGTATATATTCTTGAATGCCTTCCTAATATTTGA